The following is a genomic window from Bacteroidia bacterium.
GGAGCAACAGACGGATGCGACGGCGCAAACAGCGGACGCTCCGGCCCAACGCGACATCTCCACGGCCACCCTTGTCCAGCTCGATCCTGAAATCCAGAAGTACGACGATGCAGTCACCGCAGCAAAAAAGGCCTTTGACGCCGGACAGAGCGCCGAAAGCAAGGCGGCGCTCGTTAAGGCGTACACGGATTTCGGTGACTACATGCAGTACGAAAGCCCCGTTTCTCCCCGACAGGGCAAATATCACCGTGCGCTGGTCGAGTATCGTCACGCGCTTGTGCTGGATCCGGGAAGCAACAAGCTCATAGGTGAAATAACGCAGATCGAGGACATCTATAGAAGCATGGGACGCCCCGTCCCCGGCGACGAGAGTCTCTGACAACAATCCTCTTTCCCTGTCCCCCGACGCCCGCATATTGAGGACACGTCTCGTCGTGTCCTCTTTCTTTATAAGAATGTACATGATGCAGAGGCATGTTGCGGTCGAGCTCGAAGCGCCGGCGCAGGTCTGTTTCAGGGGGAAGGGAGCAATCGCTCATACACCTCGAGCGTCCCATGCAGCATGGCCTGCATGCTGAAGTGCTCCCGGACGAATACACGCGCCTGTGCACCCATGGTTCTCATGGTGTCGGGATGCTCGAGGGCGTAGAGCATCCGGTCCGCGAGCGAGTGCGCGTCGCCCGGAGTGAAGAGCAATCCTGTTTCGCCCGGTCGGACGAGTTCACGCAACTGTGGCAGGTCCGACGCAATCACAGGCACTGCGGCAGCGAATGCCTCGAGTATGGCATAGGGCAAGGCATCGAGTGCGTCGGAGGGAAACAGCAACGCCATAGGGTTTCCGATCTCTGTCCAGGGATTGTCAACATACCCGTGGAACCGCGTCGCATCAGGTCGAGACAGCAGGTCAGCTTTCGCCCGCAGTTCGTCCTGCAATGTGCCGCCTCCGTAGTACCCGATACTACAGCGGACGGTGTCGGGGAAATACGTCAGCGCGTCGAGCGGAAGCCCCGGCAGTTTCTGCGGCTCCATCCTCCCCACAAATACGAATTCTGTATCTGTTATTGCATGAGGCCGCTGTCCTTCCGCCAATGGAACACCATAGGGTACGACACGCACGTTTCCCTTTCTGTACAGGCGCGCGTTGCGCAGAAAGGAGGAGCGAATGGACTCCGAAGGCGCGATGACGGTGTCGGGGTACCAGGGCAGGAAAGAAAGATCAGCGAAGTCGTTATGGACGGTATACACGCGTCTGATGTTCTCATCGCGTGCAGCCGCCGCACCGAGCATGGTGGCGAAGCGGCTGTGCATGTGGAGTATATCGATACGCTCGGTGATCAGAAAGCGACGGAGCGCGGTGATGGTGCGTACCGCTCCGTACGGCGACTTCCTGCGACCATCCTGCGAGTACAACGGCAATACGAGGACGTCGTCGCGCGCGCGCAGCGTGTGACCGTCCGGCACCCAGGTCGCTATCCACGATGTGACGTCCTGTTGCGCAAGGCCCTCGGCCAGGTCTATGACATGTCTGAGTACGCCGCCGGCATCCAATCTGTTGATGAGGTGCAGAACCCGCATTGCCCGCTCATCTCGGAAGGAAGAGCCGGACACTCCGCGGCGGACAGGACAGCCGGATACTGCCATCCGCCTGCGGATGCAGGATTTCCCCATCCGGCCAGGCCGTCAGACCGTGCGCGCTGTGGAGTGTCACAGCGCTCGCGGCATGGTGCCGGTTGACGAAAGCATACGCCGAGGTGGCGTTCATGGTCCGCTGGAGAATGATTTCATTGCGCATCGTATCGATGTATGCGACGCGACTATTGCCTTTTCGCAGAACGGGTGTGCGCTCGCGCAAAAGGGTCAGCATCCGAACATGGCGCCAGGTATCCGTAGCGGGGTCGAAGGAGTCGCCCGCGGCATTCCTCCCTTTCCAGCCCGTGGAAAACATGCTTTCACGATTTTCGTAATCCGCTTCTCCGCCGAGGAAGTTCTGCTCGGTGCCGTAGTACAGCACAGGTATGCCTTCGGCGAAATAGAGGAGCGACAACGCCTGATGCAGCAGGGCTCTATCGCCACGCGCTATGTGAAGAAAGCGCGGCATGTCGTGGTTGTCGATAAACGTGGGCAGAAACGGCCGGGTGTCTGGATGATACAGCGCGAGGTTGGCGATGCTTCCGGCGATGACGTTCACAGAGGCGTCTCGTACAAGCACGTCGCGCACTGCCTCGGCAAAGCTGAAATTGAGCACCGCATCGAAGCCCGGACGGCCGAGCGAATCCGGCCGGGTAAACGGCGCGCAGATTTCGTCCTCGCCGGAAAACACCTCTCCGAAGATAAAGAAATCGCTTTTCCCGAGCTGCAGGGCACGCACACGCAAGGCCTCAAGAAACGCGTACCAGAAAGGCATATCCACATGCTTCACCGTGTCTACACGATAACCGTCGCAGCCGGTCTGCTCCATCCACCACGTCCATATCCTCACCATGATATCGAGCACGCGCGCATCCTCCGTGCGCAAGTCATCCAGACCACCGGGGAGTTCTCCGAGCACCTGCCAGGGATCGGCCCAGGCCTTCGCTTCGCCGAAATTATGGTACAGCGAGAGGTCCTGCAGCTCCTCGGGCAGCGGGAGCAGGGTGCTGTCGCGCCAGACCAGTTGGTAGCCGGCATCATTCCATTCCCACTCCCCCCCCACCGGTTCGGACAGAGGACCGGTATGATTGCACACGATATCGAGGTACACGCGTATGCCCAGAGCGTGTGACTTGCGAATGAGACGGCGCAGGTCCGCCATCGTCCCGAGCCGGGGATCCACGGTCAGAAAGTCCTGTATCCAATATCCGTGAAACGCACCGGGTACGTTCTTCTGCACAGGGGCTATCCAGATCGCATTCACACCCAGGGAGCGCAGATAGCCGAGGCGTCGCTCGATACCTTTCAGATCGCCACCCTGCACCGCCAGAGGATTGGATGCATCGGAGAGTCCGTTGCGATTATTGTTGGCGGGTTCCGCGTCATCGAAGCGGTCGGGCATTATCATGTACATGAACACATCGGTGCGCTCCGGCAGCGATGGCACGGCCTGTCGGAAGGACGACAGGACGAGCAGGGAGAGCACGAAGGTCAGTAGCAGAAGGCCAATGGAAATGATGCGGGATTTCACATGTTTCGGTGTTGCAATGAAAAGAACATGTATGGTATGAAATTTCCGGTGAAGGTCCAACCCGTGTTTCGCAGAGTACGACAAACCATTGCATGCAGTGTTACGTATGGAAGTCGTGTTTGCGGAGGGATGTGAAACAGAGAATGCATTCTGCAATTCTCGCGGGGGTTTCGTACTATGTGCTGTACAAAACCGGATCTGCCGTGATACCACACCTGTCCTTTCGAACGCGCCTTCTCCTTGTGGGCATGACCATTACCGCAGCCGCCCTTGTCGCCTTTGTCTATGTGGAGGTGACGCAAAGCCGCGACGAATTGCTTGCCCACGCCACCGCCGAGGCGGAAACCCTTGTCGAGACGCTCAATCTCGGAAGCGCGATGAACCTTCTGACAACGCGGGAGATGGAGACGTTCCTGCTCGACCGGCTCGTGGTCGCCGCCCGACTTGTGGATCATATCGGGGAACACATGCGACTCGACGAATCCGCGTTGACCGAGGAACTTCGCAACTCCGACCTCGACCTCATACTCGTGCTGACACCTGAAGGTCGTATTGTTTCCGGTGCCTCATCGAACGGGATACATCCGGCCGGCAGCGAAAATGCGATACACCTCGTCGCGAAGCCGGTACTCGAGGAAGAGTACCAGTGGTACGCCGCGCCCGCGGTTTCCCTGCCGGTGCTGAATGACACGTTGTTCTTGCTGGCGGCATCACGACAGCGAGGGGGAGCCATCGTCGTCGGGGTTCGGTCGTCGTTTCTGCTCGACCTGAGAAAACGGTTGGGTATCGGACGCCTCGTGCGCGATATCGGCGACAATCCCGATATCGCCTACGTCGTTCTTCAGGACGTCGATGGCATTGTTACAGCAAGTGCCGGGATTGACACGCTCAGCGCCATCGTGGATGATCCCTTTCTCCTCTCGGCACTGTCGGGCTCAAAAACAGCGACCAGGATTACCGATACAGACGACGGCGTGGTGCTGGAAGTGGTGCGACCGTTGCACATCCCTGAACGCGAACCCATGCTGTCGAGAGTCGGCGTTTCTCTCGCACGCGTACGCGACATTCAGCAACGCTCGATGCGGCGCGTCATCATGCTTGCGGGAGGTCTCTTTCTTTGCATCGTGCTCGTGGCGGTGTTTCTGAGCACCCGGGCGAGGCTCTCTCTGCTGCATGACGAACACCGACGCATGCGCGGTTCGACGGACGTGATACTGGACAACATAGCCGACGCCGTCGTCGCCGTTGATCCGGGAGGCAGGGTGACGGGAATCAACCGGGCGGCGATGGAGATTTCGTCCGCCCGGGGCAGCACAGACGAGTCCCTGCCCTACGACTCCGCGTTCCCGGGAGATCTCCTGTTGCTCAACGAGACCGCGAACGCGGGTCCGATCGCGTATCGTGAACAAACCATTCGGACGGAACAAGGATCACGGATATACGCAATCAGAACATCCGTTGTCCTCGATGCCCAGGGGCGACCGGACGTCCGCATCGCCGTGGCCAGGGATCTGACGGAGCACCGGAGAGCTGTCGAGCAACTGCAGCGCAAGGATAAGGTCACCGCCATGGGCGAACTCGCCGGCGGCATCGCGCATGAAATCCGCAATCCGCTCAATGCCATTGGTATCATCGCGCAGCGATTTCAGCAGGAGTTCGTGCCATCACAGGATGTTGACGAATACCGCGGACTGGCCGCTACCATGCGCACCGAGGTGGAGCGGGTGAACGCGATCATTACCCAGTTCCTGGCATTTGCCCGCCCCCCGAGACCCGTATTCAGCGTGGTGGACCTTGAGCAACTCGTCGATCAGACAATTCAGACGGTGCGCAGTCAGGCGCGCGCGGTCAATATCGATGTACTCTTCATTTCGGAAGCACGGACGATGATTCTGGGCGACGCAGACAGGCTTCAGCAGGCGTTGTTGAACATCCTCCAGAATGCCATCGAAGCCATCGGTACCGATGGACGGATCAAATGTGTTCTGTGCAGAGCGGATTCGCACGCCGTACTGAGCGTCGCCGACACCGGGCCGGGAATTCCTGAACACATCAAAGAACGCATGTTCAATCTCTATTTCACGACAAAGCCGGAAGGCAGCGGACTCGGCCTCGGGATGGTACAGCAAATCGTCAGCGAGCATGGAGGCGAGCTGCACGTCCTGAGCGAGCCGGGCGTTGGCGCGACCTTCGTTTTGCGGTTTTCTCTTGCCGGCGGCAATCCGGCATGATGCTTGCTGCATCACACAGATAACAGCCAGGACCAGATTCCATGAGCACCATCGTAATACTGATTGTCGACGACGAGGAAGCGCAGCGCTCTTCCATCGCGGGTTTTTTACTCAAGAAAGGATACTCCGTACATCAGGCCGCATCGGGTACGCAGGCGGTGGATATCGCCGCTTCCACGCATCTCGATCTCGTACTCACCGATTTCCGCATGCCGGACATGACTGGCGGAGATGTGCTGCACAGAATCCGTGAGATCAATCCGGATATTCCGGTGGTCGTCGTCACGGCGTATGGCTCGATAGAGAGCGCTGTCGGTCTGATGCGGCAGGGAGCATTCGACTATATCCAGAAGCCCGTCGATCTGGATGAATTGCTGCTGGTGATCGAGCGCGCGCACGAGCGATCCCATCTTATATCGGAAAATCGGCAACTCCGCGAACAGCTTGCGGGAAAAGCGTCTTTCGCCAATATCGTATCGCAAAGCGCGGAAATGGAAACCGTTCTCAATACCGCCGCCAGGGTGGCGGAAAGTAAGGCTTCCGTGCTCATTCGCGGTGAAAGCGGCACCGGGAAAGAACTCATCGCGCGGACCATCCATCTGGCAAGTGACCGGAGAGACATGCCGTTTGTGGTCATCAACTGCGCCGCGATACCTGAAACACTGTTCGAAAGCGAGCTTTTCGGTCACGAGAAGGGTGCGTACACCGGAGCCGAGCGCCAGCGCATCGGTAAATTCGAGCAAGCGGACGGTGGGACCCTCTTTATTGATGAAGCCGGGGATATTCCGCCGGCCATTCAGGTGAAGCTGTTGAGGGCATTGCAGTTCGGTGAAATCCAGCGTCTGGGGAGTAACGATACTCTGCACGTCGATACCCGTATCATCGCCGCCACCAACAGGCCGCTGGAAGACCTTATACGCGACGGCTCCTTCCGCGAAGACCTGTATTACCGCCTCAATGTCGTGACGATCACCCTCCCTCCCCTGCGCCAACGGAAAGCAGATATCGGATCGCTGACGCAAGCATTCGTGCGCACATTCGCGGAACAGAACGGGAAGCGCGTCAGCGGTGTTTCGCGGGAAGCAATGGATATGCTGCTCCGTTATGACTATCCGGGCAACATCCGGGAACTCGAAAATATTATTCAGCGCGCTGTCGTGCTCGCGCGCGAGGAGATTATCACAACAGGCGATCTGCCGCCGAACGTGCAACTCGCCATGAAAACCTCGGGTCCGCTTGCGATGGGCGACGTTGCCCTGGGTGATCTCAACGATGCCGTCGAGAGGCTGGAGGACGCGATGATTGAAAAAGCATTGCAGGAGAGCGGCGGGAATCAGGTTCGCGCGGCAGCGTTGCTCAACATCTCCGAGCGTACTCTCAGGTACAAACTCTCCAGAAGAAAAAACGAGTGACGTTTCGACATTTTCTGACTGCACAACGGACCGTTCGACAATTTTTGCCGACTCCGAGAGATCCGGCAGCAGAAAGCGAGTACGCAAAGGCAAAGTACATTTTGGCACGGTAGTTGTATTTATTCCGGCAACACCTTACTCACTCTGAGGACAATCATGAAAACCATCTTTCAAATCAGTGCCATCGCGATCGTGTTGCTCGCGTTCGCATTCAACTCCAGCGCGGTAGCCCAGAGCAACCCGAAAGCCAACAAAGGCAGCAACACGACACAGGTCGGACCGAAATTCATTGATGAAGACGGCGACGGCGTGTGCGACAACAAGGGAACAAACACGGGACGCCAGTACCGCAACGGTGGCAAGGGTCAGGGCCAGGGTCAGGGCCAAGGCGAGTGCACCGGCGATCATCAGCGCCTCCGCCTGCGTGATGGATCCTGCGGCGATACACCGGCGAACCGCACCGGCGCAAAGCAGCGGAAAAACACAAATTCAGCAAAGTAAGACCAACGATTTGGGGCGGGAAACACCCGCCCCGCCTTCGTAGCGGAGCCGATCATGATACGCACCCTCTTCCTCACCATTCTTCTCCTCTCGGGCATGCACGTTTCCCGCACCTGCGCACAGGAAAAGCAGGCGACGAAGCCGAAGCAGCAACAGACAACTGTTGACGAGCGGGAGAAAGCAACCCAAACACAACAATTTGTCGACAGCGATGGCGACGGCATTGACGACCGCAAGAGCGGTGACGATGCCTCACAGACCGAGCCGACAAGACAGCACCGCAGGCAGCGTGCCCGCGATTGTTTCATCGACCGTGACGGTGACGGGATCCATGATTCCCGGGGCGCGGGAGTGGGAGCAACAACCGGTTCCGGCAAAGGAAAGCGCTGGGGTCGAAAATGAAAAAGTTCAGTGCGATTGTGGTCCTTCTGCTTGTGAGTTTCGCCGGCGCCCGAGCGCAATTCCTCGGTACCGTGTCGCTCGAGAGCGGCTATTCCGACAATATGTTCAGCAGCGCTTTACGCACACCGGCGGCATCGACCGACGCGACACTGATGCTCGGGGTTTTCCCGGAAGACGCCAACTGGGCAGTGAATTACACCGGCGCCCTGACAAGTTTCGCGCAATATCCTGACCGGTTGTTCTCGACACACAGTCTCGGCGGAAGCTTCGGTCTGCCGTATGGAGAGGACGGCAATAATAACCTTTCCCTCCTGGTCATGGGCGCACTGCGCACCGATAAACCTGAGTACGCGTTGTATGACTACCGCCAGGCGATGGCCTCGCTCAGTGCGAAGCATTACTTCCTGGACAACCTGTTCGGCCAGGCATCGCTGCAGACGAGGTACCGCTCGTATCCCAACTTCGGCGAACTCGGCTACCTCGAGAATGTCGCAGCAATAGGCAGCATGGTGTTTCTTGAATCGCGTACAAGCATCCGTATTCAAGCCGAAGCGGGCTTCAAGAATTATCAGAAGTCATCCGCTTCGTCGCAAAGCACAGCGCAGTTCACGGGCTCATCCGCGACGACATCGCTGACAAAGGGTGTGGCGGGAATCGAAGGCGGCGGACCCGGCAATGGCGGAGGCGGAAATGGAGGCGGCGGGAACGGCGGTGGCGGCACAGGCGGCGGCAGCGGTTGGGGAGGCGGCGGGAGCGGCGGTATCGGAATGGGACAGCATGGGCTCAATCCTGAGGTCTCCTATCTGATGTACGACGAGCCATCCACCAGCCAGGTGCGACTCTGGGTGAATATCGGTCAGGCCCTCGGTGAGCAAACCGGACTGAGCCTGCGTTTTCAGCAGCGCATCAATCTCACCGAACGCGGCCGCGCATTCGTAGGCGGCACTGTGGATTTGATCGGAGAAGAGGAATTATTCGACGACCCATACAGCTACGAAGGCAGCGAGGCCTCACTGACGCTCACCCAGATCCTGCCCTGGAGTATGCAGGCCAGAAGCGGCGGATTCTACTTTTCAAAGCAATACGCCTACGCGGCCTCGCTGGATGAGAACGGCACCGCAGGCCCGATGCGCCTCGATACGCGTTTCGGCGCATGGATCGAAATCAGCAAAGAAATCGGCGGCGACTGGCTGCTGTTCCAGGGCATGAAGCTCTCGCTGCAGTACACGTATCTGCGCAACCAGTCCAACAGCACCTGGTACGACTACAGCGGAAACAACATCGGTTTCGGGATTAGCACGGATTTCTGAGTACATGCCCGGCGCCTTCGATGTAGAACCTGAATCGCGGGAAATAATACTTGTTCGCGTTCCATCCGATCCTCAGAAAGTGCCTATCAGCGACGATAGACAACGAATCCTGATCGGCCCAACCATCCTCCCGCATGTACATTCCCCACAATGCCGACAGCGGAGGCGATCATTCGATCACCTCCGCTGAGCAACGATGACTGTGAGGTACACGTTGGTTCACCACACCACCACCGAGGAGCGCGCAACGGGTATACCCTCGGCATCTTGCGCTACGAGCAGATAGCGGCCGGCAGCGAGACCCGTGAGCGGTAGCGGGATAGTGCTCGCTCCATCGCCGCTGTGCTCGAGGCGCTGCGTACTGTACAGCCTTCCGTCCATGCCATACAGATGCAAAGTGTAGGAGCCCCGCTTGCCCATAAGCACGATTGATGCATTTTTCCCTGCCGGATTGGGGTAGGGAGTGATGGTGAGGAGCCGAGGCGATGCGTGCACCACTTCTTCCATCTCGTTTGTGTCGAAGTGGATTTTCCCGATGAACGAGGTCCCGCCACCGACATACTGCGTGCGCATGCCACCTGGACGGACAGGGATTTGCCGACCTGTATAGCCGGTGAAATACCACCCCAGCGGTGAGGGTATAATTTCGCTGATGCAATCAAGACCGCTCCCGTTCCAGAGATAGTGGACCTTGGTCGGCTGATATTGGGACAGATCAAATTCGACAAGAAGCATCATCATTGTGTTCCAGTCACCCTGCGGCGTTTTGAGAACGCCGAGAAGCGTATCCGAATTCGATGCCATACTTAATATTGCACGCTGATCATCTACTATTGCGACGTCAATTATTTCCTCTGCACCATGACCAACGATCAATCCTGAAAAGGGAATTTCATCCCTTGCCGCATCGTAAATAACATAGCTGGCCGAGTAAAATCCGAGCGTATCTTGTCCAATTGCCGGGTGTGTAAGGGGAAAACCTTCCGTACCGTTGGTCATACCGACGATGTGTATCTTTTCGCCTTGTTGACGCGTCGAATAAATGAAGTCATTGGTTATTCCGCCGACGTAGCTGCAATACTCGATTGCGCGGAACTGCTTATCCGTGCGGAGAATGAACATATCGGTGACGCCGCCGAAATCCTTTTGAAACGCGTTCCCGGTCACCTTTAAATCCCAGGACCAGGTATCACCGACAAATACGAAGGAATCGTTGGTTTCATACAGGCCCCTGAATGTCTCGTCCTGAAGCCCTCCAAAGAACACGACCTGCTCCAGCGAATCGTTTCTGAGAACAAACACGGCGGCATCTCCCAACCATGATGTAGGTTTGCGCGAAAACGTTTCCGGATTTATCGGGAGATCCGTTGAATTGGAAAATCCGGCAAGCATCAGACGGCCATCCGAAGTCACCATCGAGTACGCTCGGGCTTCGTCCCCATCGCCTCCAAGATAGCTGATGTAGGTAAATCGGAACGAAGCAACATCGAATCGGGCATACCAGAGATCCCATTCGCCATTTCTTTGTTTCTGCCTCGCATTTTCCGTCACAGGGAAATCCGTTGAGTTGGTATGCCCGGCAAATATCACGGCGCCGCCGGTCTCATCCCAGCAAGGTCTGTAGGGAAAACTATAGCCATTTCCCCCGAGGTAGCTCGCATACAGTATCCTGGACACGTCAAGATCGTACACGGCAATATACACACTCACTTTACTCGATAGTGCCATGCTTCCTTGGTAGGCATCCACCGTCACGGGCAAATCTCTCTCGGTTGTATAATACATGCAGATCAACCGTCCATGCGTACTGTCAACGAGTATACTTCCCAGAGCCACTTCATCATTATACGAAGCACTATCTCCGCTGAACAGCGTCAGAACCTCGATTCCCTTGATTTGCCCATGTAGGGAGCGAACTTCGAGGCCTACCATTAAAATGATAAGAACAGAACTCAGTCGCATATATTGAATGAGGGAATTTCCTGATCTCATAACCGTCTCCTGATGCTGTAATTACATGTCACCAGCACCCCGTTGGTGTGCACTGGAGATCCGCTGAGGCGGAAGGATTATCAAGCCGGGAATACTCTACAGACGAACTAAAAACAACAAGCATGCAAATCGATCTTTCCGCACATTGATCGCCAGAAATATCACGAACTACATTATTAATGTCAACACCCCCGAAAATATTTCCTTTCTGTACGATTTTCACGCACAACGACCACCTTCCCTGCACAGATCATGGGGATGAGTCGGGTAATGTAAAGAACGTGTCCACGACATCGAACGGGAAGCGAACTTTCAATCAGCCACGTTGACTCAATTTCCGGACTTCACGAGTACTGGCTCAGGCGAACATGCGCATCAGCGGCGATTTCTCTCACGGGGGTCCACGGTCGAGTAGAGCAGCTTCGCATTGGCGTCGTACA
Proteins encoded in this region:
- a CDS encoding alpha-amylase family glycosyl hydrolase; this translates as MKSRIISIGLLLLTFVLSLLVLSSFRQAVPSLPERTDVFMYMIMPDRFDDAEPANNNRNGLSDASNPLAVQGGDLKGIERRLGYLRSLGVNAIWIAPVQKNVPGAFHGYWIQDFLTVDPRLGTMADLRRLIRKSHALGIRVYLDIVCNHTGPLSEPVGGEWEWNDAGYQLVWRDSTLLPLPEELQDLSLYHNFGEAKAWADPWQVLGELPGGLDDLRTEDARVLDIMVRIWTWWMEQTGCDGYRVDTVKHVDMPFWYAFLEALRVRALQLGKSDFFIFGEVFSGEDEICAPFTRPDSLGRPGFDAVLNFSFAEAVRDVLVRDASVNVIAGSIANLALYHPDTRPFLPTFIDNHDMPRFLHIARGDRALLHQALSLLYFAEGIPVLYYGTEQNFLGGEADYENRESMFSTGWKGRNAAGDSFDPATDTWRHVRMLTLLRERTPVLRKGNSRVAYIDTMRNEIILQRTMNATSAYAFVNRHHAASAVTLHSAHGLTAWPDGEILHPQADGSIRLSCPPRSVRLFLPR
- a CDS encoding glycosyltransferase, whose amino-acid sequence is MRVLHLINRLDAGGVLRHVIDLAEGLAQQDVTSWIATWVPDGHTLRARDDVLVLPLYSQDGRRKSPYGAVRTITALRRFLITERIDILHMHSRFATMLGAAAARDENIRRVYTVHNDFADLSFLPWYPDTVIAPSESIRSSFLRNARLYRKGNVRVVPYGVPLAEGQRPHAITDTEFVFVGRMEPQKLPGLPLDALTYFPDTVRCSIGYYGGGTLQDELRAKADLLSRPDATRFHGYVDNPWTEIGNPMALLFPSDALDALPYAILEAFAAAVPVIASDLPQLRELVRPGETGLLFTPGDAHSLADRMLYALEHPDTMRTMGAQARVFVREHFSMQAMLHGTLEVYERLLPSP
- a CDS encoding ATP-binding protein yields the protein MIPHLSFRTRLLLVGMTITAAALVAFVYVEVTQSRDELLAHATAEAETLVETLNLGSAMNLLTTREMETFLLDRLVVAARLVDHIGEHMRLDESALTEELRNSDLDLILVLTPEGRIVSGASSNGIHPAGSENAIHLVAKPVLEEEYQWYAAPAVSLPVLNDTLFLLAASRQRGGAIVVGVRSSFLLDLRKRLGIGRLVRDIGDNPDIAYVVLQDVDGIVTASAGIDTLSAIVDDPFLLSALSGSKTATRITDTDDGVVLEVVRPLHIPEREPMLSRVGVSLARVRDIQQRSMRRVIMLAGGLFLCIVLVAVFLSTRARLSLLHDEHRRMRGSTDVILDNIADAVVAVDPGGRVTGINRAAMEISSARGSTDESLPYDSAFPGDLLLLNETANAGPIAYREQTIRTEQGSRIYAIRTSVVLDAQGRPDVRIAVARDLTEHRRAVEQLQRKDKVTAMGELAGGIAHEIRNPLNAIGIIAQRFQQEFVPSQDVDEYRGLAATMRTEVERVNAIITQFLAFARPPRPVFSVVDLEQLVDQTIQTVRSQARAVNIDVLFISEARTMILGDADRLQQALLNILQNAIEAIGTDGRIKCVLCRADSHAVLSVADTGPGIPEHIKERMFNLYFTTKPEGSGLGLGMVQQIVSEHGGELHVLSEPGVGATFVLRFSLAGGNPA
- a CDS encoding T9SS type A sorting domain-containing protein, whose product is MRSGNSLIQYMRLSSVLIILMVGLEVRSLHGQIKGIEVLTLFSGDSASYNDEVALGSILVDSTHGRLICMYYTTERDLPVTVDAYQGSMALSSKVSVYIAVYDLDVSRILYASYLGGNGYSFPYRPCWDETGGAVIFAGHTNSTDFPVTENARQKQRNGEWDLWYARFDVASFRFTYISYLGGDGDEARAYSMVTSDGRLMLAGFSNSTDLPINPETFSRKPTSWLGDAAVFVLRNDSLEQVVFFGGLQDETFRGLYETNDSFVFVGDTWSWDLKVTGNAFQKDFGGVTDMFILRTDKQFRAIEYCSYVGGITNDFIYSTRQQGEKIHIVGMTNGTEGFPLTHPAIGQDTLGFYSASYVIYDAARDEIPFSGLIVGHGAEEIIDVAIVDDQRAILSMASNSDTLLGVLKTPQGDWNTMMMLLVEFDLSQYQPTKVHYLWNGSGLDCISEIIPSPLGWYFTGYTGRQIPVRPGGMRTQYVGGGTSFIGKIHFDTNEMEEVVHASPRLLTITPYPNPAGKNASIVLMGKRGSYTLHLYGMDGRLYSTQRLEHSGDGASTIPLPLTGLAAGRYLLVAQDAEGIPVARSSVVVW
- a CDS encoding sigma-54 dependent transcriptional regulator produces the protein MSTIVILIVDDEEAQRSSIAGFLLKKGYSVHQAASGTQAVDIAASTHLDLVLTDFRMPDMTGGDVLHRIREINPDIPVVVVTAYGSIESAVGLMRQGAFDYIQKPVDLDELLLVIERAHERSHLISENRQLREQLAGKASFANIVSQSAEMETVLNTAARVAESKASVLIRGESGTGKELIARTIHLASDRRDMPFVVINCAAIPETLFESELFGHEKGAYTGAERQRIGKFEQADGGTLFIDEAGDIPPAIQVKLLRALQFGEIQRLGSNDTLHVDTRIIAATNRPLEDLIRDGSFREDLYYRLNVVTITLPPLRQRKADIGSLTQAFVRTFAEQNGKRVSGVSREAMDMLLRYDYPGNIRELENIIQRAVVLAREEIITTGDLPPNVQLAMKTSGPLAMGDVALGDLNDAVERLEDAMIEKALQESGGNQVRAAALLNISERTLRYKLSRRKNE